A genomic region of Vitis vinifera cultivar Pinot Noir 40024 chromosome 7, ASM3070453v1 contains the following coding sequences:
- the LOC100245883 gene encoding uncharacterized protein LOC100245883, with protein MDLESVKRLLENGQGTENESSINSLPTRLFDPFILQGLHVDLVEPGRLICSMKVPPRLLNNGNFLHGGAMASLVDLVGSAAIFSTGAPNSGVSVEINVSYLDAAYADEEIEIECKVLRVGKSVGVVSVEIRKKKTGKIIAQGRHTKYLLVRSKI; from the exons ATGGATTTGGAGTCAGTGAAGAGATTGCTGGAGAATGGACAAGGAACTGAGAATGAATCCTCGATCAATTCCTTGCCCACCAGATTGTTTGACCCCTTCATCTTGCAAGGCCTTCACGTTGATCTAGTGGAGCCTGGTCGTCTCATCTGCTCCATGAAAGTCCCACCTCGCCTGCTG AACAATGGAAATTTTTTGCATGGAGGCGCAATGGCCTCGCTGGTGGATTTGGTGGGCTCTGCTGCTATTTTTTCAACTGGAGCTCCCAATTCTGGAGTTTCTGTAGAGATCAATGTTTCTTACTTGGATGCTGCTTATGCTGAT gaggaAATCGAGATCGAGTGCAAGGTTTTACGTGTTGGGAAAAGTGTTGGTGTGGTCAGCGTTGAAATTAGGAAGAAAAAGACTGGGAAAATCATTGCCCAGGGGCGTCATACTAAGTACCTTCTGGTTCgtagtaaaatttaa